The following coding sequences lie in one Catharus ustulatus isolate bCatUst1 chromosome 5, bCatUst1.pri.v2, whole genome shotgun sequence genomic window:
- the LOC116997138 gene encoding progonadoliberin-2, with amino-acid sequence MAPRGSLLLLALLLLSCALPRGHGQHWSHGWYPGGKRDLRTPTNLQLPSPPGLCRPFPCPLRREEPLPRPGLRP; translated from the exons ATGGCACCCCGCGggtcgctgctgctgctggctctgctgctgctgagctgtgccctgccccgCGGCCACGGCCAGCACTGGTCCCACGGCTGGTACCCGGGGGGCAAACGGGACCTCCGGACCCCCACAAACCTCCAG CTCCCGTCCCCTCCGGGGCTCTGCCGTCCCTTCCCGTGTCCCCTGCGGCGGGAGGAGCCGCTGCCG CGACCCGGGCTGCGCCCCTGA
- the LOC116997153 gene encoding vasotocin-neurophysin VT, translating into MAEPSLPLSFLCLLALSSACYIQNCPRGGKRALADTALRQCMPCGPGNRGNCFGPGICCGAELGCYLGTAETRRCAEEDFLPSPCQAGGQPCGSGGRCAAPGICCTAESCSMDSGCLDEGSDSAQEAADEKNLTVLDGSAGDLLLKLMHLANRQQQQQQGKHPLL; encoded by the exons ATGGCAGAGCCTTCGCtgcccctctccttcctctgcctcctcgCCTTGTCCTCCGCCTGCTACATCCAGAACTGCCCCCGGGGCGGCAAGCGGGCTCTGGCAGACACAGCTCTGCGACAG TGCATGCCCTGCGGCCCCGGCAACAGAGGGAACTGCTTCGGGCCGGGCATCTGCTGCGGAGCCGAGCTGGGCTGCTACCTGGGCACGGCGGAGACCAGGCGCTGTGCCGAGGAGGATTTCCTGCCCTCGCCCTGCCAGGCCGGAGGGCAGCCCTGCGGCTCCGGGGGACGCTGCGCCGCGCCCGGCATCTGCTGCACCGCCG AGTCGTGCTCCATGGACAGCGGCTGCCTGGACGAGGGCAGCGACAGCGCTCAGGAGGCGGCAGACGAGAAGAACCTGACGGTGCTGGATGGCTCGGCCGGGGATCTGCTCCTCAAGCTCATGCACTTGGCAAAccgacagcagcagcagcagcagggcaagcaccccctgctctga
- the LOC116996687 gene encoding neurophysin 1-like — protein sequence MSCKALALCLLGLLALSSACYIQNCPIGGKRAALDMDIRKCLPCGPRNKGHCFGPNICCGEELGCYIGTSETLRCQEENFLPTPCESGRKPCGSGGSCAAPGICCSTEGCSTDSSCDQEMLFV from the exons ATGTCCTGCAAGGCTCTGgctctctgcctgctggggctcctggctCTCTCCTCTGCGTGCTACATCCAGAACTGTCCCATCGGGGGCAAACGCGCGGCGCTGGACATGGACATCAGGAAG TGCCTGCCCTGCGGCCCTCGGAACAAGGGGCACTGCTTCGGGCCCAACATCTGCTGcggggaggagctgggctgctaCATCGGCACCTCGGAAACGCTGCGGTGCCAGGAGGAAAATTTCCTGCCCACCCCCTGCGAGTCGGGACGCAAACCCTGCGGCTCCGGAGGGAGCTGCGCTGCTCCCGGCATCTGCTGCAGCACCG agGGCTGCAGCACTGACTCATCCTGTGACCAGGAGATGCTGTTTGTGTAG
- the MRPS26 gene encoding 28S ribosomal protein S26, mitochondrial, with protein sequence MLPALRRCRPGPVPLPALAAALGPGPFPALCPGWSPRAVPARGRKSRHDPPAKSKVGRVKLPPPVDPEELLVVLERYRQHRLVLNALRAEFRAEVLQKKREERLAAAGSLEEQEEHRRLMAWNDEENARQRARREERLRKQEEEEKRKKLEIAEKQARKMEAFVEEKEKEVLQLQEEAKNFITLENLEARIEECLDNPRNYNFAIDKDGRIVKRTVLS encoded by the exons ATGCTGCCGGCGCTGAGGCGCTGCCGCCCGGGGCCCGTCCCGCTCCCGGCCCTGGCGGCCGCGCTGGGGCCCGGCCCGTTCCCGGCGCTCTGTCCCGGCTGGTCCCCGCGGGCGGTGCCGGCGCGGGGCCGCAAATCCCGGCACGATCCCCCCGCCAAGTCCAAGGTGGGCCGGGTGAAGCTGCCGCCGCCCGTGGATCccgaggagctgctggtggtgctggagcGGTACCGGCAGCACCGGCTGGTGCTCAACGCCCTCCG GGCGGAGTTCAGGGCCGAGGTGCTGCAGAAGAAGCGGGAGGAGCGGCTGGCTGCCGCGGGCTcgctggaggagcaggaggagcaccGGCGCCTGATGGCCTGGAACGATGAGGAGAACGCCCGGCAGAGGGCACGCAg agaggagaggcTCAGGAAacaagaggaggaggagaagaggaagaagttaGAGATTGCAGAGAAACAAGCCAGGAAAATGGAGGCTTTcgtggaggagaaggagaaagaggtTCTCCAGCTGCAG GAGGAAGCCAAAAACTTCATCACCCTGGAGAACCTGGAGGCAAGGATCGAGGAGTGCCTGGACAACCCCCGGAACTACAACTTCGCCATCGACAAGGACGGGCGGATCGTGAAGCGCACGGTGCTGTCCTAG